A stretch of DNA from Cygnus atratus isolate AKBS03 ecotype Queensland, Australia chromosome 6, CAtr_DNAZoo_HiC_assembly, whole genome shotgun sequence:
ATAGGTGAAGAGTCTCCTTTAAAGCACTGGCATAAGCACCCATTAAATACCACGTGGCTGTATACTTCATCGAGCCTCCACCTCTCCCGAACactctcttcctcctgcccaaCGAAACCGAGGTCCTTCACATCACCGTGCAACTCTTTGCTTTGTCCTTTCGCAAGTCTGTAGCCACTGTAGAAAGTTCTGGCCTGCCAGGCATGTGTGAAATTCGCTTTGTTGCCCTCTGCGATTTGTTTcgtttaacatttttatttgttttattcacaCACGCCAAGGTGGCAACATGAAAAATGTCTCTGACGCTGTTTTCTGACTGTAAGGCTGAGCATTCAATATACGTAGCTGCTCCAATCTGTTTGGCCATATTTGCACcctaagggaaaaaagaacatgCAATCAATACCAAGTTTCCAGCGAGCCAAAGCAAACCATACAATTACTTTTCAGCACTGTTTTCCATACACAATGTTCTGTGAAAACCAAAGCTAAAGCTCAAGTATGACAGCCAGCAGctaattttgcaaaataaacagagctTTGGTTCCAAGCTGCATTCACGCATTCTCTCACATACAGATAAATACCATTTGAAATAGAGACGATAAGCCCAGTGACCTGCAAATAACCGCAGCGACACAGGAAAGTACCGGCAGGACTTATTCAGGCTAGTCGACACGTCCCTGTCCTGGAGAACAGCACACAGGGGAAAAACCCTTGTTACACTTCTGCTAGGGGACAAAGCTTATGGGGAGAAGAGCTGGACGTTTCTGGGCTCGTAGCTAGGgaagggacaaaaataaaaggacttCAGTGGCTAGACAAGCCCTTCTTTTGCAATGTTAAGTGTGTTAGAAGTCAAAGCCGAGGTATTTGTTCTagcagcacaagaaaaacaacaagcaaagcCAGTAGATGACAATACCCCAGGGTCCTACAGGAAGACAATACAATATCGtgtgaaaaagcagaactgttttAATGGAATTTTACTTCGGAGGGACAATCTTCCTAGTCAGTTACTACATCCAAGCACATCCTTGATGATCCTCATGTATCCATGGGCCTGAGGTAGAGGCAAGCAGGACACGAGCCAGTACAACCCCTCCTCTTTGCTCCCAGCTGTAACAGCCGGGCTGATGGCACCGATCCATCTGGACCCACATCATTATGCACTATTTGCCTCGCACTGATGCAGCTGCTTTCTTATCAGTTTAAGTGGGATTGGCTGATAAAAGACTTGGTTTGGACCAAACCCTCCCCACTGTTAAACACCTCAACTCCTACTCAGCTCAACCTATCTCAGTTCCTCAAAATTGTTTGCTCAGGTGTAGCCGACTGGAAATTATCTAGGATACTGGGGACAGGGTGTCAGCATCGGCTGAATTTATCCTCCAAACACTTCCTTATGCAGCTaagagaaatgaggaaaaccCCACTGAGCTCTGATCCCAACCTGACTTAGCAAGGCAGGGAATCTAAAAAGAAGTTGTGTATCTTCACCCCAGAGGACTGGATCCTTCCCTGAAAATAGCACAGGAGAGCCCTGGGTTGCTTCAGGCCACTGCTGTGCTTTGGCACCCACAAGACACACAACCACAGCTCAGGTTATGCTCTCCTGAAGTGCACACAAGATCGCGCGAGTTTGTTCAAGTAGGGGCTTCACTGAATCATGTACAATTTTCTCTTTGGCTAGTAAGTAAAAGTTTATGACTTTGCCCTTCCTAAGGAGTTGTGACATCAGGAGAGAAGGGAATCTTCGGATCTAGGTGGCAAACCCCTCTGTCAGTAGCTTTTCAATCACTAACTCCAAAAAAGGGTCAAACTTGATCATTTTATTGAAGAACcacaacaaaatttaaaacatatgaCCTTGGGTATGCCGTAAGTGGCAGACTATTTCCTTTCTAGAAAGGCACAAGAGCTGGCATTTAGTTTCACTTAAAACTGTCTGAAATGGAGAGATGTTCACTGAgccaagcacagaaaaaaaaataccataacCAGCATAAGCcatcacaaaaaaacaacccgtgctgtattttaattaagataCTCAGTTCACGGCAGCTcctcattttcaaatttaaacatGCTGTAGGAGGCTGCATTATTAGTAATCACATATTAGGAGCTGTTGGTTTGGAAAACCTGAGGTTTTGGGTAAGACATCAAAAACTGTTTCATAGTGCAGGATACACGGGCCAGGCAGAACTACCTATGCAGGTAACACTTGCACTCTTGCACCCTGGGGGGTGTATATCTGAAACCACCACTGTGATTCAGCTGCAATGCACTATATACACAAGTAGTAAGGGGAAGTTTATCTTAGATCTTAGTTTCCCCCCCGTTCTCTGCCTCCTGTTCTCCCATGGCCTGgttcctttcccctttttcaccTCAGTGTCTCCATCTCACGATGACTGGCTCCAACCTTCTCACTTCCCAACAAGAGAACCACTGCCCAGGATTAAGATGCTTTCTGGATTTGCTGCCACCTTCACAGGGAGCTACAAGGTGATTTCAAGCAGTGGGACTTTAAAGGGGTCAGATTACATGAAATAATTGTCATGATGCTTGAGTCATATGTATGACATTCAACTCAAGTGTGAAGACAAGATTTTATCACCAGTAAATGAACAGGACAAGCCACACCTCGCAGTCACTGCTCTGGCCTCTGCAggcacagaaaagcagtaagCTTATTTTTCAATTCACTTAAAAGACTCCACACAATCAGTAAGGCTACAATCTATGATGCTTAAAACATGCTTTGTGGGACTGCATGATTTTCTGCTGCATCTACTGCGTAGGTAGGCTTTTCCTTTAGTCCATGTATTTGCCTTCTGCACTTGTCAACAAGGAGGGAGAATTTGTTCATAAAGATGGCTACAGTGATAGAGAACTGTCTTATCCTCCACCCCAAAGGACAAAGAATGAGATGGCACATACCTGGTCATAGGACACGGGTGTCTGCCTGTGATTGGAAAGTTCTACTAGTGTGCTTACATCCGTGCGCAGATCCGACTTGCAACCAACCAGAAGCATTTTGGTGTTTGGACAAAACTCCTGGATTTCACCTTTCCACTGTAAAATATTAGGTTGTTGTTATATTTGCATAGTTGAATGCTTAAATTCAAAGAAGCAATGGATACAAGATGGAGTTTAATAAGTCATGACATTTCATGTGGAAATACTCTTACATAATAGTTGTATTTACCTTCAAGCTAATTTCTGAAGGCATTAGTTCCAGCATTATCTGGTCAAGGATGAAAACTTACAATCTCCTACACTCACTAAGTCCACTGACTTAGTAATCGAGACTGTTTGCCTGCATGAATAAAGGTTTGCAGACCTGTCACTCCTCACAGGCGGCAAGCACCTAGCCACAGCCACGTACAGAGAGGAACCAAAGCAAGCTGGTGTTACCACATCCAGTGGTTCCTCAAGACTGAACTAGAGGCCCGGCCTCTATGACCACAAAGTATGTGTTGCTATGTATCTGCTATATCCAAATATATACAAATCTGTCAAGGGTCCAGTGAGGAAGTCCTTCAAACAGAACACGTAtcatattattttgttttcttgcccATAACCCATACATGGTTAACTTTGTGAATACAAGAAAGCCAACAATTCTGCAGCCCAATCTGACCAGATCATACAATCCCTAAAATTTAAGAATATAATTTGGGTTTAAAAGCATATTaacaaaaatctcttcctgATTAAGCAACAGTACAGTAACCAACAGtaacagtgacagaaaacaaagacagctCTAGATGCTTGCTGGCATAGTAAGCAGAGAATAGTCTGAAGTACTTTCTGTACATTATTCAGAGCACCACATGCTGCTTTATGCCCCAGTGAAACAAGAATCACTGGCCCCAGCTACAGAGCAAAAGGAACTTCACATCGTTACGCCTTAAAGACAACACCACAAAGTTTGAGTCATGCCCAGTGACGGCGGGGAGGGCCAGGACCACCTTGTGAACACAGAGCTCAACTCTTAAACAAAGAGATTTAACTCAGGGGAAGTCAGGCTCTGATTCTTGGGTCATTgagtttctgaaaaattctgaagtttGGTGCAGAATTACATTTCTATGCTATTGCTAGGTTTTCTGGTGTCTCCCAGAGGCATTTCTTACTGGCTCCTTCTAGCTTAAGACTGAGGAATTATGTAAAGCCATGGCATAAGTCCAAATGCTCTATAGACACTTTTAACTGTCTCTGCAACACAGCAAAGTTTCTCAGTCCTGTTTTTTATATGAATGTGACAGAGACAGTTTCTTGCTGCACCCAATGCCACCCTCAACGATTAATTGGTGTCTAAGGGCTGAGGAATGAGAATTTACTTCAACCCTGAGGTTCCATTacatggtgtgtttttttttttttttcagttaacatTAAATCACTTCCAAATCAATGATTTCAAATCCtagcagtgcagagcagagtctggtcttctttccattaaaagaaaaaaaacaacaaaacttaagTTTCTAACATAGGAAACAGCACCACTCTTCAGAGATTTAAAGACAAGCTACATATAAACAGTTCTCTCCTCAAACCTTTCTTAAACACTTGCCTTTTTTAGCACACTGTCAAGAGTTTCTGGCCGACTAATGTCAAAGCAGATCAAGACGGCATCAGAGTCAGGATAAGAAAGCGGACGGACATTGTCATAATAAGGAGagcctgcaggaaaagaaaacattattatcAGTACATATTTTTCGCTTTCTACAATCAAACATATCCAGAAAGTTTTGAAAGGTTTTCAGCAAAGCTCTTAAATATCACCTAGCTACCAGCTTTTCCTCAAAACCACTCCGTACTCCCAAAAGACAAGATTCTTAATTCCCCCGTCCTTTTGCTTCTCACCTACAAAAGCAACAGCTTTCCCAAGCAGTTAAGAGGGATGGCGCCCCAGTGATTCATCTCCCACTGAAAGCTTGTGATGCCCCCAGTaaccagaaaaaggaaatagcGTCAGCCCAAGTTTAAGTACCAGCAATAATCTGCAGGAATTTGACTTTGAGGGGGGtgaaaaaagcattaaagcatGTCTTCAAAGGAGATTTTCCATAGTtgcattttcatgtaaaaaaaagcagtaattttgaaatcagctttgaatttttaatttagaacaAAGTTCCAAGTGCAAAAAGCATCTTCAGTTGTCATGGATATTggtaattttcagaaaaaaaaaccctcttgcTTAGGTTTAAAGCAgttgttccagtgcttgaccagGAAAGAATTCCAACCCTGTAGACAGACACGAGCAAGTTATCTGTCACAAAGAGGCACTGATTTGTAAGCCAATACACGCCTGTAGTAAACATTTATGTATAGCccataaaacaaattttgatcAATGAGATCAAAAGCTAATCTGGTAATCTGAAGGAACATAAATAGGTCCAATGTTGCATGTTACAACTGTTTTACTTCGAGAGCTATTAAGGGATATGACGAGTTTCTTTAAGACTTTTCATGATGTTCAGAGTTACAACTTCATCTGCAGTCAGAAATCTCTTTTTTAGCATCTTTTGAACCTGGAAGAACATTTGGGGGAAATCTCCCCTTTTTCTAGAAAGTTCCATTCACTCAGCCACCACTTGGTTTGGCCTTTAACTCTGCTGAAGCTTCATTTACTGAGCAGAATGCATTTCTGATTCAGAAGGGTACTTAAACAGTTAAGTTGTCCAACAGGATCAGGGCTTGGGCTTTAAAATGCATGCCTGTAACTTAAAATGCACTAAGGCATATATTCTTATTCAGGTATTTGTCTTTCACAAACCTAAAGTCCAGCATCGAACATACGCAACAAGAATGCAGCTTTCAAGAGTTAGCAGGCATGACTTTTGGGGTTATCAGCCAATTATATCTCCAATTTTCAAACTACCTAGAACTAATTGTAAGGTCTCAGAGGCTGAACAGAGACTATTAACTGGATTAGAGAAATTCCTTGAGTTTTTAACTGACAGACAGCTCATGCTGTtgcacagagcagagcgggGAATGGTGTGAACGTATCACAGATGACTTCAGTTGGACAGCTTATACTAGAAGGAAGGAGTCAAGAATCCCAGGaatgttgtttttgaaatgaagagTAACACATGGGGAATGAAGCATTACCAAACTAGGTAGCAGAAGGTAATTTGTTGAACAAGACTTATTTTATTCAAACGCTCATCTTCATAAATGATGT
This window harbors:
- the RND3 gene encoding rho-related GTP-binding protein RhoE, whose translation is MKERRASQKLSSKAVMDPNQNVKCKIVVVGDSQCGKTALLHVFAKDCFPESYVPTVFENYTASFEIDTQRIELSLWDTSGSPYYDNVRPLSYPDSDAVLICFDISRPETLDSVLKKWKGEIQEFCPNTKMLLVGCKSDLRTDVSTLVELSNHRQTPVSYDQGANMAKQIGAATYIECSALQSENSVRDIFHVATLACVNKTNKNVKRNKSQRATKRISHMPGRPELSTVATDLRKDKAKSCTVM